One window of Magallana gigas chromosome 2, xbMagGiga1.1, whole genome shotgun sequence genomic DNA carries:
- the LOC136271498 gene encoding putative nuclease HARBI1, protein MAAIRAQRRCFRKRKDCLVEYSDAELVERYRFDSAGIHFLEGLIGNELMSGSRRNCAISPLQKILFTLRFLATGKMQLCNGDDMGVSQPTVSRAITATLRCLSSPQICAQFIKFPLNLQEIRKNQEEFFKFAGFPGIVGAIDGTHVQIIAPSEYENEYVNRHHYHSINTQVVFDPFHKIIDVVAKWPGSTHDSRILNESGLKSLFDQNRIPLHTQLLGDSGYPSKRWLLTPFL, encoded by the coding sequence atggctgCCATCAGAGCACAAAGAAGATGTTTTCGCAAAAGAAAAGACTGTTTGGTAGAGTACAGTGACGCTGAACTAGTTGAGAGGTATAGATTTGATTCAGCTGGTATCCACTTTTTAGAGGGGTTGATTGGTAATGAACTTATGAGTGGTTCACGCAGAAACTGTGCAATTTCTCCACttcagaaaattttatttacactGAGATTTCTAGCCACCGGGAAAATGCAATTGTGCAATGGAGACGACATGGGTGTCTCGCAGCCCACCGTTTCTAGGGCAATTACTGCCACTCTTAGATGTCTCTCTTCTCCACAAATTTGTGCTCAGTTTATAAAATTTCCACTTAATCTTCAAGAAATTCGCAAAAATCAAGAAGAGTTCTTCAAATTCGCCGGGTTTCCGGGAATTGTTGGGGCCATCGATGGCACGCATGTACAAATTATCGCTCCTTCTGAATACGAAAACGAGTATGTCAACAGACATCATTACCACAGCATCAACACACAGGTCGTCTTTGATCCATTCCACAAGATAATTGATGTCGTAGCGAAATGGCCAGGGTCAACACATGACTCAAGGATCTTGAATGAGAGTGGACTCAAGTCTTTGTTTGACCAGAACAGAATCCCTCTTCACACGCAATTGCTAGGAGACAGTGGGTATCCTTCAAAGAGATGGCTCCTAACTCCATTTTTGTGA
- the LOC105330180 gene encoding uncharacterized protein isoform X2: protein MKSLFGKERSNHFKTMDIAGLLPPIYEDVVYGENDEVQQRYFETCSTTMLQAMTAKEKRQVSLEEEKNIKNSNSLRLLPVTEEESNDSEQNEGFEGNSQYDKIGTDLTVENNVHNNNLIKPDLEVIHEASVFDDSVGHLRYFINDEGSLSGELPPQTAMGIGNDPLVRHWVNLCTENIQQKKELDMELMGYGGNAGVTWEECANRRLQQLQKEQIRLEQEIQKESQFLSVVPGGYKLVQDLKDQLRNIYRESMPCYSDRKTVNDGGRMKEQVPEQKEQIPIEPRDLDQTVHKNRLETRFEKTGNKNTSHQIVQEAFSLSDNNAVETKTCHRRRQVHDDVKREATLKCGNKKILNESKPKSNTVTNGHVKLHLPPIMNSKQTSARSFSPQMSKSVCGLPDIHASKKMSINEETISSASESSQVPSRKASPLRSLNQKLPEIKSANRNSASPMTNQARTAKSGQITPHILSPLVSIPKSSKEIRNFFQAPKRITMSKKLQVSNAGHYDILIIEYSNQERNLSANCVPQTKANGPLPPLKKVTPEPQRRCSEVKVVKNEESGLSKKAKRADKNSAGRRNGHH, encoded by the exons ATGAAGAGTTTGTTTGGCAAAGAGAGAAGTAATCACTTCAAAACAATGGATATAGCTGGACT ACTTCCCCCAATTTATGAGGATGTGGTGTATGGTGAAAACGACGAAGTTCAGCAGAGATATTTTGAAACCTGCTCAACAACAATGCTTCaag CGATGACGGCAAAAGAAAAGAGACAAGTTAGTCTCGAGGAGGAAAAGAATATAAAGAACTCGAACAGCTTGCG TCTGCTTCCAGTAACAGAGGAAGAAAGCAATGATTCTGAACAAAATGAAGGTTTCGAAG GGAATTCTCAATATGATAAAATCGGGACGGATTTGACCGTTGAAAACAACGTTCACAACAACAACCTCATCAA GCCAGACTTAGAAGTCATTCACGAAGCCTCTGTATTCGATGACAGTGTTGGTCATCTTCGATATTTCATAAACGACGAAG GGTCATTATCTGGGGAATTACCCCCGCAGACCGCTATGGGTATAGGAAACGATCCACTTGTGCG aCACTGGGTCAACCTATGTACTGAAAATATTCAGCAAAAGAAAGAACTTGATATGGAGCTGATGGGCTATGGTGGAAATGCAGGGGTTACTTGGGAAGAGTGCGCGAATAGAAGACTCCAACAACTCCAAAAAGAACAGATTAGATTAGAACAGGAGATTCAAAAGGAGTCCCAGTTCCTCTCGGTTGTTCCAGGTGGATACAAGTTAGTTCAGGATCTCAAGGACCAGCTCCGCAATATTTACAGAGAGTCGATGCCATGCTACTCAGACCGAAAGACCGTAAACGACGGAGGGCGAATGAAAGAGCAGGTGCCTGAACAGAAAGAGCAAATCCCAATTGAGCCGAGGGATCTTGATCAAACTGTCCATAAAAATCGGCTAGAGACGAGATTTGAGAAGACAGGAAACAAAAACACTTCCCACCAAATTGTTCAAGAGGCGTTTTCTTTATCTGACAATAATGCGGTTGAAACGAAAACCTGCCATAGGCGTCGACAAGTTCATGATGATGTAAAACGGGAGGCAACTTTGAAATGTGGAAACAAAAAAATCCTGAACGAATCCAAACCTAAGTCTAACACGGTCACCAACGGTCACGTCAAGTTGCATCTGCCACCGATAAtgaattccaaacaaacatcGGCACGCAGTTTTTCTCCACAAATGAGCAAGAGCGTCTGCGGGCTCCCAGATATCCACGCGTCAAAGAAAATGTCCATAAACGAAGAAACCATTTCAAGCGCGTCAGAGTCAAGCCAAGTCCCTAGTAGAAAAGCATCGCCATTGCGCTCTCTGAATCAAAAGCTACCTGAAATTAAGTCTGCAAACCGTAATTCAGCATCGCCGATGACAAACCAAGCCAGGACAGCAAAGAGCGGCCAAATAACACCACACATTCTGTCTCCTCTTGTGAGCATCCCGAAATCATCGAAGGAGATCCGAAATTTCTTTCAAGCCCCAAAGAGAATAACCATGTCGAAAAAACTACAAGTCAGCAATGCCGGTCATTACGACATTTTGATAATTGAGTACAGCAACCAAGAGAGGAATCTATCTGCAAACTGTGTTCCTCAAACAAAGGCAAATGGACCTTTACCTCCGTTGAAAAAGGTTACGCCTGAACCACAACGCCGCTGTTCAGAGGTTAAGGTTGTCAAGAACGAAGAATCAGGCTTGAGCAAGAAGGCAAAGAGAGCAGATAAAAATTCAGCTGGCAGACGGAACGGGCATCACTAG
- the LOC105330180 gene encoding uncharacterized protein isoform X1 — protein sequence MKSLFGKERSNHFKTMDIAGLLPPIYEDVVYGENDEVQQRYFETCSTTMLQAMTAKEKRQVSLEEEKNIKNSNSLRLLPVTEEESNDSEQNEGFEGNSQYDKIGTDLTVENNVHNNNLINRPDLEVIHEASVFDDSVGHLRYFINDEGSLSGELPPQTAMGIGNDPLVRHWVNLCTENIQQKKELDMELMGYGGNAGVTWEECANRRLQQLQKEQIRLEQEIQKESQFLSVVPGGYKLVQDLKDQLRNIYRESMPCYSDRKTVNDGGRMKEQVPEQKEQIPIEPRDLDQTVHKNRLETRFEKTGNKNTSHQIVQEAFSLSDNNAVETKTCHRRRQVHDDVKREATLKCGNKKILNESKPKSNTVTNGHVKLHLPPIMNSKQTSARSFSPQMSKSVCGLPDIHASKKMSINEETISSASESSQVPSRKASPLRSLNQKLPEIKSANRNSASPMTNQARTAKSGQITPHILSPLVSIPKSSKEIRNFFQAPKRITMSKKLQVSNAGHYDILIIEYSNQERNLSANCVPQTKANGPLPPLKKVTPEPQRRCSEVKVVKNEESGLSKKAKRADKNSAGRRNGHH from the exons ATGAAGAGTTTGTTTGGCAAAGAGAGAAGTAATCACTTCAAAACAATGGATATAGCTGGACT ACTTCCCCCAATTTATGAGGATGTGGTGTATGGTGAAAACGACGAAGTTCAGCAGAGATATTTTGAAACCTGCTCAACAACAATGCTTCaag CGATGACGGCAAAAGAAAAGAGACAAGTTAGTCTCGAGGAGGAAAAGAATATAAAGAACTCGAACAGCTTGCG TCTGCTTCCAGTAACAGAGGAAGAAAGCAATGATTCTGAACAAAATGAAGGTTTCGAAG GGAATTCTCAATATGATAAAATCGGGACGGATTTGACCGTTGAAAACAACGTTCACAACAACAACCTCATCAA CAGGCCAGACTTAGAAGTCATTCACGAAGCCTCTGTATTCGATGACAGTGTTGGTCATCTTCGATATTTCATAAACGACGAAG GGTCATTATCTGGGGAATTACCCCCGCAGACCGCTATGGGTATAGGAAACGATCCACTTGTGCG aCACTGGGTCAACCTATGTACTGAAAATATTCAGCAAAAGAAAGAACTTGATATGGAGCTGATGGGCTATGGTGGAAATGCAGGGGTTACTTGGGAAGAGTGCGCGAATAGAAGACTCCAACAACTCCAAAAAGAACAGATTAGATTAGAACAGGAGATTCAAAAGGAGTCCCAGTTCCTCTCGGTTGTTCCAGGTGGATACAAGTTAGTTCAGGATCTCAAGGACCAGCTCCGCAATATTTACAGAGAGTCGATGCCATGCTACTCAGACCGAAAGACCGTAAACGACGGAGGGCGAATGAAAGAGCAGGTGCCTGAACAGAAAGAGCAAATCCCAATTGAGCCGAGGGATCTTGATCAAACTGTCCATAAAAATCGGCTAGAGACGAGATTTGAGAAGACAGGAAACAAAAACACTTCCCACCAAATTGTTCAAGAGGCGTTTTCTTTATCTGACAATAATGCGGTTGAAACGAAAACCTGCCATAGGCGTCGACAAGTTCATGATGATGTAAAACGGGAGGCAACTTTGAAATGTGGAAACAAAAAAATCCTGAACGAATCCAAACCTAAGTCTAACACGGTCACCAACGGTCACGTCAAGTTGCATCTGCCACCGATAAtgaattccaaacaaacatcGGCACGCAGTTTTTCTCCACAAATGAGCAAGAGCGTCTGCGGGCTCCCAGATATCCACGCGTCAAAGAAAATGTCCATAAACGAAGAAACCATTTCAAGCGCGTCAGAGTCAAGCCAAGTCCCTAGTAGAAAAGCATCGCCATTGCGCTCTCTGAATCAAAAGCTACCTGAAATTAAGTCTGCAAACCGTAATTCAGCATCGCCGATGACAAACCAAGCCAGGACAGCAAAGAGCGGCCAAATAACACCACACATTCTGTCTCCTCTTGTGAGCATCCCGAAATCATCGAAGGAGATCCGAAATTTCTTTCAAGCCCCAAAGAGAATAACCATGTCGAAAAAACTACAAGTCAGCAATGCCGGTCATTACGACATTTTGATAATTGAGTACAGCAACCAAGAGAGGAATCTATCTGCAAACTGTGTTCCTCAAACAAAGGCAAATGGACCTTTACCTCCGTTGAAAAAGGTTACGCCTGAACCACAACGCCGCTGTTCAGAGGTTAAGGTTGTCAAGAACGAAGAATCAGGCTTGAGCAAGAAGGCAAAGAGAGCAGATAAAAATTCAGCTGGCAGACGGAACGGGCATCACTAG
- the LOC105330179 gene encoding uncharacterized protein, which produces MNSCHLFAVICLCGIFICSQCDQTAQDRIEVEGSGEVLTHTGKVPVVDDELMTTRVPGTNNKQTTRDSVKFTNEEVLTKDNKVSGSDNSKKTASTDIVFIIAPAVVGTVALIAVVIAIVFIRRKGKQDKMIL; this is translated from the exons ATGAACTCTTGCCATCTCTTTGCTGTCATTTGCCTCTGTGGGATATTTATATGTTCACAATG TGACCAAACTGCCCAGGACAGGATAGAGGTGGAGGGGTCCGGGGAAGTCCTCACCCACACAGGTAAAGTCCCGGTGGTTGATGATGAGCTGATGACGACTCGGGTCCCCGGCACAAACAACAAACAGACGACACGGGACAGCGTCAAGTTCACCAATGAGGAAGTTCTTACCAAAGATAATAAAG TGTCTGGCTCCGATAACAGCAAAAAGACGGCGTCAACAGATATCGTGTTCATCATCGCTCCAGCAGTGGTAGGGACTGTTGCCTTAATAGCGGTTGTCATAGCAATAGTCTTCATTAGGAGAAAAG gaaaACAGGACAAGATGATTTTATGA